In one window of Kitasatospora sp. MMS16-BH015 DNA:
- a CDS encoding MMPL family transporter, producing MTTAAPPIARRAAPGGAPGPLGRLGDWSVRHLRVVLVGWLVVVAGLGAFAPQVTSALSGAGWQANGSDSVRVRELAEAHFGGNASSAVQIVIAADRPVTDPAVGRVVERATALAAADPRIAGVLPPRPGATLSPDGRTAVLLAGAKASPDDMVRAADELKGPLAALSGDGVRVSATGASVLWSDFNAANHDAMMKSELLSWPVTLAILVLAFGSLVAAGLPLLLTMAGLAASAGSLVLISHLFPISVWAMNFAMMFALALGIDYALFVVVRHRAALARHGDRRRAVAETMDTAGKAVLLSGATVLVSLSAVMLVPSPAFRSMAGGIMLAVLFVLAATLTLLPAVLGRLGHRIDALALPSARRNPAAAGRSAAAGGSAADGPAAADGSADTAGSPRFAAWGERLWRHPVRYGAAALVALLALTAPVLGLRTAMPSITVLPEEAGARTGYTAVQQAFGPGAPGTLQLLAPSGQAEQAAARAAATPGIGGVLPAQAAADGSGWSLIQAVPTVDPSDPALGDTVRTLRAELPAGTLVGGAAVENLDLQHLLTEKTPLVIGVVLTLGFLLLLLALRAPLIAALGTLASLLSTGAAFGTARLVFQDGHGAGLLGFKSQGFLDGWAPVFFFAMIFAIAMDYTVFLLASAKEHYERTGDPRRAMVGALAHSGRVVFAAAAVMVAVFFTFALSGPLPPKEMGIVLGVAVLLDAALVRLVLLPVLLRLTGRAAWHTPRRLDRVLPRISFSHDWPRRGPSPGSAGVHAARLHTPGGTMASAGLPPGPGPAHQPGPVNPAGPAKGETAP from the coding sequence GTGACCACCGCCGCTCCCCCGATAGCCCGCCGGGCCGCGCCGGGCGGAGCCCCCGGTCCGCTCGGACGGCTCGGCGACTGGTCCGTCCGCCACCTGCGGGTGGTGCTGGTCGGCTGGCTGGTGGTGGTCGCCGGGCTCGGCGCCTTCGCCCCGCAGGTCACCTCGGCGCTCTCCGGCGCCGGGTGGCAGGCCAACGGCTCGGATTCGGTGCGGGTCCGCGAGCTGGCCGAGGCGCACTTCGGCGGCAACGCCTCCTCCGCCGTCCAGATCGTGATCGCCGCCGACCGGCCGGTGACCGACCCCGCCGTCGGCCGGGTGGTCGAACGGGCCACCGCGCTGGCCGCCGCCGACCCCCGGATCGCCGGCGTCCTCCCGCCCAGGCCCGGCGCCACCCTCAGCCCGGACGGCCGCACCGCCGTGCTGCTCGCCGGGGCCAAGGCCTCCCCGGACGACATGGTCCGCGCCGCCGACGAGCTCAAGGGCCCGCTGGCCGCCCTCTCCGGCGACGGCGTCCGGGTCAGCGCCACCGGCGCCTCGGTGCTGTGGAGCGACTTCAACGCCGCCAACCACGACGCGATGATGAAGTCCGAGCTGCTCTCCTGGCCGGTCACCCTGGCCATCCTGGTGCTCGCCTTCGGCTCCCTGGTCGCGGCCGGGCTGCCGCTGCTGCTCACCATGGCGGGGCTGGCCGCCTCGGCCGGCTCGCTGGTGCTGATCAGCCACCTCTTCCCGATCTCGGTCTGGGCGATGAACTTCGCCATGATGTTCGCCCTCGCCCTCGGCATCGACTACGCGCTCTTCGTGGTGGTCCGCCACCGGGCCGCCCTGGCCCGGCACGGCGACCGCCGCCGGGCCGTGGCCGAGACCATGGACACCGCCGGCAAGGCCGTGCTGCTCTCCGGCGCCACCGTGCTGGTCAGCCTCTCGGCCGTCATGCTGGTGCCCTCCCCGGCCTTCCGCTCGATGGCGGGCGGCATCATGCTGGCCGTCCTCTTCGTGCTCGCCGCCACCCTGACCCTGCTGCCCGCCGTCCTCGGCCGCCTCGGCCACCGGATCGACGCGCTCGCCCTCCCCTCGGCCCGCCGCAACCCGGCCGCCGCCGGGCGTTCAGCCGCCGCCGGTGGTTCAGCCGCCGATGGTCCAGCTGCCGCCGATGGGTCTGCCGATACTGCGGGTTCGCCGCGCTTCGCCGCCTGGGGCGAGCGGCTCTGGCGGCATCCCGTCCGGTACGGCGCCGCCGCCCTGGTCGCGCTGCTCGCGCTCACCGCGCCGGTGCTCGGGCTGCGCACCGCGATGCCCTCGATCACCGTGCTGCCGGAGGAGGCCGGCGCGCGGACCGGCTACACCGCCGTCCAGCAGGCCTTCGGCCCCGGCGCGCCGGGCACGCTCCAACTGCTCGCCCCGAGCGGCCAGGCCGAGCAGGCCGCCGCGCGGGCGGCCGCCACGCCCGGCATCGGGGGCGTGCTGCCGGCCCAGGCCGCCGCCGACGGCTCCGGCTGGTCGCTGATCCAGGCCGTACCGACCGTCGACCCCTCCGACCCGGCGCTCGGCGACACCGTCCGCACGCTCCGGGCCGAGCTGCCCGCCGGCACCCTGGTCGGCGGCGCGGCGGTGGAGAACCTCGACCTCCAGCACCTGCTGACCGAGAAGACCCCGCTGGTCATCGGCGTGGTGCTGACGCTCGGCTTCCTCCTGCTGCTGCTCGCGCTGCGCGCCCCGCTGATCGCGGCGCTCGGCACCCTTGCCAGCCTGCTCTCCACCGGCGCCGCCTTCGGCACCGCCCGGCTGGTCTTCCAGGACGGCCACGGCGCCGGCCTGCTCGGCTTCAAGTCCCAGGGGTTCCTGGACGGTTGGGCACCGGTGTTCTTCTTCGCGATGATCTTCGCGATCGCGATGGACTACACCGTCTTCCTGCTCGCCTCCGCCAAGGAGCACTACGAGCGCACCGGCGACCCGCGCCGGGCGATGGTCGGCGCGCTGGCCCACTCCGGCCGGGTGGTCTTCGCGGCGGCAGCCGTGATGGTCGCGGTCTTCTTCACCTTCGCGCTCTCCGGGCCGCTGCCGCCCAAGGAGATGGGCATCGTGCTCGGGGTGGCCGTGCTGCTGGACGCCGCACTGGTGCGGCTGGTGCTGCTCCCGGTGCTGCTCCGGCTGACCGGCCGGGCCGCCTGGCACACGCCCCGCCGGCTGGACCGGGTGCTCCCCCGGATCTCGTTCTCGCACGACTGGCCACGGCGGGGGCCGTCGCCCGGGTCCGCCGGGGTCCACGCTGCCCGCTTGCATACCCCTGGGGGTACTATGGCCTCGGCCGGGCTTCCACCCGGGCCGGGGCCCGCACACCAGCCGGGGCCCGTGAATCCGGCTGGGCCCGCGAAAGGAGAGACCGCACCATGA
- a CDS encoding VOC family protein has product MTTIEYRAGQPSWIDLGCPDVPAGTAFYRAVFGWDFLSAGPEAGGYGMFQQDGRTVAAIGGLEEGATSAWTVYFQTPDADAVAKAVEQAGGTVRLAPFDVMDAGRMGQFTDPTGGEFAIWQPGRTVGLDQTGAPGSLCWAELHTADPAAALAFYRAVFGWRSADSGVPGVEYTVLSTATGEQPEAGFGGLAGLHEALRPGWLVHFTVTDVDATAAATTTAGGSIVMPPADVPTVGRIAVFADPFGAQYAVISPLPREA; this is encoded by the coding sequence ATGACCACCATCGAGTACCGCGCCGGTCAGCCCAGCTGGATCGACCTGGGCTGTCCGGACGTGCCGGCCGGCACCGCCTTCTACCGGGCCGTCTTCGGCTGGGACTTCCTGTCGGCCGGGCCGGAGGCCGGCGGGTACGGGATGTTCCAGCAGGACGGCAGGACAGTCGCCGCGATCGGCGGCCTGGAGGAGGGCGCCACCTCCGCCTGGACGGTCTACTTCCAGACGCCGGACGCGGACGCCGTGGCCAAGGCCGTCGAGCAGGCCGGCGGCACCGTCCGCCTCGCGCCCTTCGACGTCATGGACGCGGGCCGGATGGGCCAGTTCACCGACCCGACCGGCGGCGAGTTCGCCATCTGGCAGCCGGGCCGCACCGTCGGCCTGGACCAGACCGGAGCCCCGGGCAGCCTCTGCTGGGCCGAGCTGCACACGGCCGACCCGGCCGCCGCCCTCGCCTTCTACCGGGCCGTGTTCGGCTGGCGCTCGGCCGACTCCGGGGTGCCCGGGGTCGAGTACACCGTGCTCTCCACCGCCACCGGCGAGCAGCCCGAGGCGGGGTTCGGCGGGCTCGCCGGCCTGCACGAGGCCCTCCGCCCCGGCTGGCTCGTCCACTTCACCGTCACGGACGTGGACGCCACCGCCGCCGCGACCACCACGGCCGGCGGCTCGATCGTGATGCCCCCGGCCGACGTCCCGACCGTGGGCCGGATCGCCGTCTTCGCCGACCCGTTCGGCGCCCAGTACGCCGTGATCAGCCCGCTCCCGCGCGAGGCGTGA
- a CDS encoding LysR family transcriptional regulator yields the protein MAGVDLDLAQVRAFVAVAEWRHFRRAAEGLALTQQGLSKRIARLEGELGARLFDREPGGVELTEAGGAFLEPARAALAAGERAVAAVAAARAGAGPVRLDVWGHLFEPLRTVRVALAATAGVQVEVGSGRDLDGVAAALVRGEAEAGFGRYRAPAGGMTAAGTATMPGTAGTAIAHRLVRLEPVDVLFGADHPLAGRDAVRPDELAGLPLLFPAAAERLDFLREFAERFGAVPVPGEANLGLEHLVERVRATPGGFTLLPAELPYRAEARAGRPTVVVRPLVEPTPLYAWSLIWRTAEPAGSGPAGLRGPTGQRETAALVAGFAAAGRERRWLEYRPDRDWLPAADLAELLDS from the coding sequence ATGGCGGGTGTGGATCTCGATCTCGCCCAGGTGAGGGCCTTCGTCGCGGTGGCCGAGTGGCGGCACTTCCGGCGCGCCGCCGAGGGGTTGGCGCTCACCCAGCAGGGCCTCTCCAAGCGGATCGCCCGGCTGGAGGGGGAGTTGGGGGCGCGACTGTTCGACCGGGAGCCCGGCGGGGTCGAACTCACCGAGGCCGGAGGGGCGTTCCTCGAACCCGCCCGGGCCGCGCTGGCCGCCGGAGAGCGGGCCGTGGCAGCCGTCGCGGCGGCGCGGGCGGGAGCCGGCCCGGTGCGGCTGGACGTCTGGGGGCACCTCTTCGAACCGCTGCGCACGGTGCGGGTGGCGCTCGCGGCCACCGCCGGGGTGCAGGTGGAGGTCGGTTCCGGGCGGGACCTCGACGGGGTGGCGGCGGCCCTGGTGCGTGGAGAGGCGGAGGCCGGCTTCGGCCGCTACCGCGCTCCGGCCGGAGGCATGACCGCGGCGGGCACGGCGACCATGCCGGGGACGGCGGGCACGGCGATCGCGCACCGGTTGGTGCGGCTGGAGCCGGTGGACGTGCTGTTCGGGGCCGACCACCCGTTGGCCGGGCGGGACGCGGTGCGGCCGGACGAGCTGGCCGGGCTGCCGCTGCTCTTCCCGGCGGCGGCCGAACGGCTGGACTTCCTACGGGAGTTCGCCGAGCGGTTCGGGGCCGTGCCGGTGCCGGGCGAGGCCAACCTGGGCCTGGAGCACCTGGTCGAGCGGGTCCGGGCCACGCCGGGCGGCTTCACCCTGCTGCCGGCCGAACTGCCGTACCGGGCCGAGGCGAGGGCCGGCCGCCCAACGGTGGTGGTCCGGCCGCTGGTGGAGCCGACCCCGCTGTACGCCTGGTCGTTGATCTGGCGTACGGCGGAGCCGGCCGGCTCCGGGCCGGCGGGGCTACGGGGGCCGACCGGGCAGCGGGAGACGGCGGCGCTGGTGGCCGGGTTCGCTGCCGCCGGGCGTGAGCGCCGCTGGCTGGAGTACCGGCCGGACCGGGACTGGCTGCCGGCGGCGGACCTGGCCGAGCTGCTCGACTCCTGA
- a CDS encoding nuclear transport factor 2 family protein, with amino-acid sequence MTTETVTQAAASTTPVTPGAVVRRYIEAIIAGDGATVADSFTEDAVWSYPGDLPLSRDWRGRDTIVNEFLGGVRTLFAPDGMPVVTLTNLLADGDTVVAEWTAVGTAVTGLRYENHCLGLFTVRDGRIAAVREYLDTAHVGRVLFGTQG; translated from the coding sequence ATGACCACCGAGACCGTCACCCAGGCCGCCGCGTCCACCACCCCCGTCACCCCTGGCGCCGTCGTCCGCCGCTACATCGAGGCGATCATCGCGGGCGACGGCGCGACCGTCGCCGACAGCTTCACCGAGGACGCGGTCTGGAGCTACCCGGGCGACCTGCCGCTGAGCCGCGACTGGCGCGGCCGGGACACCATCGTGAACGAGTTCCTGGGCGGGGTGCGCACGCTCTTCGCCCCCGACGGGATGCCGGTGGTCACCCTCACCAACCTGCTCGCCGACGGCGACACCGTGGTCGCGGAGTGGACGGCTGTCGGGACGGCGGTCACCGGCCTGCGCTACGAGAACCACTGCCTGGGCCTGTTCACCGTCCGGGACGGGCGGATCGCGGCGGTGCGGGAGTACCTGGACACCGCGCACGTGGGGCGGGTGCTGTTCGGCACCCAGGGCTGA
- a CDS encoding DoxX family protein, whose amino-acid sequence MSVAYVVLAVLLALVLGASGRAKLVKDEKIVAGMTAIGVPGAWLPRLAALEFAGAVGLLVGIAVRPLGVAAAVGVILYFLGAVIAHLRAGDAKGAPPAGVLLLVAVAPLVLGIATL is encoded by the coding sequence ATGTCCGTCGCCTATGTCGTGCTCGCCGTTCTGCTGGCCTTGGTGCTCGGGGCCTCCGGCCGGGCCAAGCTGGTGAAGGACGAGAAGATCGTCGCCGGGATGACCGCGATCGGCGTGCCCGGCGCCTGGCTGCCCCGGCTGGCGGCGCTGGAGTTCGCCGGGGCGGTCGGCCTGCTGGTCGGGATAGCGGTGCGGCCGCTCGGGGTGGCGGCGGCGGTCGGGGTGATCCTGTACTTCCTCGGCGCCGTGATCGCCCACCTGCGCGCGGGCGATGCCAAGGGCGCCCCGCCGGCGGGCGTGCTGCTGCTGGTCGCGGTGGCGCCGCTGGTGCTCGGGATCGCGACCCTCTGA
- a CDS encoding helix-turn-helix domain-containing protein → MTTPAPEAPLAVIPGGHRPESCHLREVLDRVGDKWSVLVMAMLGSGPLRYSELRRAIEGISPRMLTLTLRSLERDGLVTRTVTPTTPPRVDYALTPVGQTLSVEVRGLIDWAEAHRAYIADSRTAFDQAATPDPA, encoded by the coding sequence GTGACCACCCCCGCCCCCGAGGCCCCGCTGGCGGTGATCCCCGGCGGGCACCGGCCCGAATCCTGCCACCTGCGCGAGGTGCTCGACCGGGTCGGCGACAAGTGGAGCGTGCTGGTGATGGCCATGCTCGGCAGCGGGCCGCTCCGCTACTCCGAGCTGCGCCGCGCGATCGAGGGCATCTCGCCCCGCATGCTCACCCTCACCCTGCGCAGCCTGGAGCGCGACGGCCTGGTCACCCGGACGGTCACCCCCACCACCCCGCCCCGGGTCGACTACGCCCTGACCCCGGTCGGCCAGACCCTCTCGGTCGAGGTGCGCGGCCTGATCGACTGGGCCGAGGCGCACCGCGCCTACATCGCCGACTCCCGCACCGCCTTCGACCAGGCCGCCACCCCGGACCCCGCCTGA
- a CDS encoding metal-sensitive transcriptional regulator: MKVDDEAVGAVLNRLRRAQGQLAGVIAMIEAGRDCKDVVTQLAAVSRALDRAGFKIVASGMRQCMAAADEDTPPMTEAELEKLFLALA; encoded by the coding sequence ATGAAGGTGGACGACGAGGCGGTCGGCGCCGTGCTCAACCGGCTCCGCCGGGCCCAGGGCCAGTTGGCCGGGGTGATCGCGATGATCGAGGCCGGCCGCGACTGCAAGGACGTGGTCACCCAGCTCGCCGCCGTCAGCCGCGCCCTCGACCGGGCCGGCTTCAAGATTGTGGCCAGCGGCATGCGGCAGTGCATGGCGGCGGCCGACGAGGACACCCCGCCGATGACCGAGGCCGAGCTGGAGAAGCTCTTCCTCGCCCTCGCCTGA
- a CDS encoding maleylpyruvate isomerase family mycothiol-dependent enzyme, whose product MTAPPAPAEPAEPVAARLLEANLETAEAIAALLRERPGAAATPIPGATWTVGEAAAHLVLANRLMAELADGLDRPYGDGTPGSLAAANEESLAAYPERDPLVLGAELVRHARAFADACAGRPADQPARTPLGPMDLGTLASYLLTHQLGHGWDLARALRRPHMVSRERVELSLPFLLLAMPRVVDPARAAGLRATFAVGLRGGPRYGVSFDGGAVAVSHRAPERPDCTIVCEHLTFFLLALGRRTPAQALARAGTFAWGRRPWLAPRFPTYFAAP is encoded by the coding sequence ATGACCGCACCCCCTGCCCCCGCCGAGCCCGCCGAGCCCGTGGCCGCCCGGCTGCTCGAGGCCAACCTCGAGACCGCCGAGGCGATCGCCGCGCTGCTGCGGGAGCGGCCCGGGGCGGCGGCCACCCCGATCCCCGGGGCCACCTGGACGGTCGGCGAAGCCGCCGCCCACCTGGTGCTCGCCAACCGCCTGATGGCCGAACTCGCCGACGGGCTCGACCGCCCGTACGGCGACGGCACCCCCGGCTCGCTCGCCGCCGCCAACGAGGAGAGCCTGGCCGCGTACCCCGAACGCGACCCGCTCGTCCTGGGCGCCGAACTCGTCCGCCACGCCCGGGCCTTCGCCGACGCCTGCGCGGGCCGCCCGGCCGACCAGCCGGCGCGCACCCCGCTCGGCCCGATGGACCTGGGCACCCTCGCCTCGTACCTGCTGACCCACCAGCTCGGCCACGGCTGGGACCTGGCCCGGGCACTGCGCCGCCCGCACATGGTGAGCCGCGAGCGGGTCGAGCTCTCGCTCCCGTTCCTGCTGCTCGCCATGCCGCGGGTGGTCGACCCGGCCCGGGCGGCCGGCCTCCGGGCCACCTTCGCGGTCGGCCTGCGCGGCGGGCCCCGCTACGGCGTGAGCTTCGACGGCGGCGCCGTCGCCGTCAGCCACCGCGCACCGGAGCGGCCCGACTGCACCATCGTCTGCGAGCACCTGACCTTCTTCCTGCTCGCCCTCGGCCGCCGCACCCCCGCCCAGGCCCTCGCCCGGGCCGGCACCTTCGCCTGGGGCCGCCGCCCGTGGCTCGCCCCGCGCTTCCCCACCTACTTCGCCGCCCCCTGA
- a CDS encoding LuxR family transcriptional regulator, which yields MRATSPTTVGREIEVALLADALTGAQQSVGRAVFLVGEAGIGKSRLAGECATRAAAAGLAVLRGRGSATGVGTPYRPLIEAVCSRFRTGGPPEVPELAPYRRALGRLVPEWRAAEPGGRPETVVELAEALLRLLAVVAAPDPAVGHPVLDRPAGCVLLLDDFHDADSETIAVVEYLVDNLASLPVLLVATLRPEPGEALALVRAAERRRVATVRTLGPLAAPEVRAVAAACLETAPAEVPPAVVERLVDGGGGNPYLVEELLAELIASGALRPDAAGRTAAGGMAWEVAGDLTASVPATVVRHYTHRLDQLGRTDPQLRELLLFAALLGTRFSVGALQSITGHDSRTLFAHLRTVIEAEFLVPDPAEPDQYAFRHALTVEALLTGTPLPERAALARQAAAALREADPALGEDRCQLVAELLLTAGDRAGAARNYAEAGRRALAAGAAATAVLMLERGHRHAAEEDRSAIAESLLGALAEAGHLDRALALVEELPTVGAAALALDRRIALHTRLAWAAVVAERAADTRAQIAAARTLLGDFADPAQTAALAVIEGHLALFPGRQPPAAEEVPVTPEPVDGAEEGRGRKKERDQGEEVALSPRSIAERRAREAAEVAERSQLPVVACQAWQLLAMLARERGFDDADRCLERMLAIAESHGLPGWRFEALVRIGANTFMRTGDPRRLEQAREAAAGLGSQLAMQRTEALLAMNAVLRGEHDTAATLVARHLEAAARMRNHATHRYLLVTSATQAAHRGRRREMERALLSFEQEAGGTDSLLTPVMLGLCRTFCALLEEDRPLALAELAATAAWEDAHPNVFFLAGRYGLRPLLDVLTGRSGRPELTAVAAAPAAGLVWNRQFLALAEAVQLGKEGDGAAATRAVEVHRAGGQLFPMAHHLGLRLVAEAALADGWGEPVEWLREAEEYFHALEVPAVAGACRALLRQAGASVAQRRTGHDQIPAQLRALGVTSREYEVLALLIERPANQEIARRLSISPRTVEKHMASLLRKTGHQDRTALTRLATTLSPGG from the coding sequence ATGCGTGCCACTTCGCCGACCACCGTCGGCCGGGAGATCGAAGTCGCCTTGCTGGCCGATGCGCTGACGGGAGCTCAGCAGTCGGTGGGGCGGGCGGTCTTCCTGGTGGGGGAGGCCGGGATCGGGAAGTCCCGGCTGGCCGGGGAGTGTGCGACGAGGGCGGCCGCGGCCGGGCTGGCCGTACTGCGCGGGCGGGGCAGTGCCACCGGTGTGGGCACGCCGTACCGGCCGTTGATCGAGGCGGTCTGCTCGCGATTCCGGACGGGCGGGCCGCCCGAGGTGCCGGAGCTGGCGCCGTACCGGCGGGCGCTCGGACGGTTGGTGCCGGAGTGGCGGGCCGCCGAGCCCGGCGGGCGGCCGGAGACGGTGGTGGAGCTGGCCGAGGCGTTGCTCCGGCTGCTCGCCGTGGTGGCCGCGCCCGATCCGGCCGTGGGTCACCCGGTGTTGGACCGGCCGGCCGGCTGCGTCCTGCTGCTGGACGACTTCCACGACGCCGACTCCGAGACCATCGCCGTGGTCGAGTACCTGGTGGACAACCTGGCGAGCCTGCCCGTGCTGCTGGTGGCCACCCTGCGCCCCGAGCCGGGTGAGGCGCTGGCCCTGGTCCGGGCGGCCGAGCGTCGCCGGGTGGCCACCGTCCGGACGCTGGGCCCGCTGGCCGCGCCGGAGGTCCGGGCCGTGGCCGCGGCCTGTCTGGAGACCGCCCCGGCCGAGGTCCCGCCCGCCGTGGTCGAGCGGTTGGTGGACGGCGGTGGCGGCAACCCGTACCTGGTGGAGGAGTTGCTCGCCGAGCTGATCGCCTCCGGCGCGCTGCGCCCCGACGCGGCGGGCCGCACGGCCGCCGGCGGAATGGCCTGGGAGGTGGCCGGGGACCTGACCGCCAGCGTGCCCGCGACGGTGGTGCGGCACTACACCCACCGCCTCGACCAGCTCGGCCGGACCGACCCGCAGCTGCGCGAGCTGCTGCTGTTCGCCGCGCTGCTGGGCACCCGGTTCTCGGTCGGCGCGCTCCAGTCGATCACCGGCCACGACAGCCGCACCCTCTTCGCCCACCTGCGGACGGTGATCGAGGCCGAGTTCCTGGTGCCCGACCCGGCGGAGCCGGACCAGTACGCGTTCCGGCACGCCCTCACCGTCGAAGCCCTGCTCACCGGCACCCCGCTGCCCGAGCGCGCCGCCCTCGCCCGTCAGGCCGCCGCCGCCCTGCGGGAGGCTGATCCCGCCCTGGGCGAGGACCGTTGCCAGCTGGTGGCCGAGCTGCTGCTGACCGCCGGCGACCGGGCGGGCGCCGCCCGCAACTACGCCGAGGCGGGCCGGCGGGCCTTGGCGGCCGGGGCCGCCGCGACCGCCGTGCTGATGCTGGAGCGCGGTCACCGGCACGCGGCCGAGGAGGACCGTTCGGCCATCGCCGAGTCCCTGCTCGGTGCCCTCGCCGAGGCCGGCCACCTCGACCGCGCGCTCGCCCTGGTCGAGGAGCTCCCCACGGTCGGCGCCGCCGCCCTCGCCCTCGACCGCCGGATCGCCCTGCACACCCGCCTGGCCTGGGCCGCCGTGGTCGCCGAACGGGCCGCCGACACCCGGGCCCAGATCGCGGCCGCCCGCACCCTGCTCGGCGATTTCGCGGACCCGGCCCAGACCGCCGCGCTGGCGGTGATCGAGGGTCACCTCGCGCTGTTCCCGGGCCGGCAGCCCCCGGCGGCCGAGGAGGTGCCGGTCACTCCGGAGCCGGTGGACGGCGCCGAGGAGGGTCGAGGGCGGAAGAAGGAGCGGGACCAAGGCGAGGAGGTGGCGCTGAGCCCGCGGTCGATCGCCGAGCGGCGGGCGCGGGAGGCGGCCGAGGTGGCCGAGCGTTCGCAGCTGCCGGTGGTGGCCTGTCAGGCCTGGCAGCTGCTGGCGATGCTGGCCCGGGAGCGGGGCTTCGACGACGCCGACCGCTGCCTGGAACGGATGTTGGCCATCGCCGAATCGCACGGGCTGCCTGGCTGGCGGTTCGAGGCGCTGGTCCGGATCGGCGCCAACACCTTCATGCGGACCGGCGACCCCCGCCGCCTGGAGCAGGCCCGGGAGGCCGCCGCCGGGCTCGGTTCGCAGCTCGCGATGCAGCGCACCGAGGCGCTGCTCGCGATGAACGCCGTGCTGCGCGGTGAACACGACACGGCCGCCACGCTGGTGGCGCGGCACCTGGAGGCCGCCGCGCGGATGCGCAACCACGCCACCCATCGCTACCTGCTGGTGACCTCGGCCACCCAGGCCGCCCACCGGGGCCGGCGGCGGGAGATGGAGCGGGCGCTGCTCAGCTTCGAGCAGGAGGCGGGCGGCACGGATTCGCTGCTCACCCCGGTCATGCTCGGCCTCTGCCGCACCTTCTGCGCCCTGCTGGAGGAGGACCGCCCGCTCGCGCTGGCCGAACTCGCCGCCACTGCCGCCTGGGAGGACGCCCACCCGAACGTCTTCTTCCTGGCCGGGCGGTACGGGCTGCGCCCGCTGCTCGACGTGCTCACCGGCCGGTCCGGCCGGCCCGAACTCACGGCGGTGGCCGCCGCGCCGGCGGCCGGGCTGGTCTGGAACCGGCAGTTCCTGGCCCTGGCCGAGGCCGTCCAGCTCGGGAAGGAGGGGGACGGCGCGGCCGCGACCCGGGCCGTCGAGGTGCACCGGGCCGGCGGGCAGCTGTTCCCGATGGCGCACCACCTGGGCCTGCGGCTGGTGGCCGAGGCCGCGTTGGCCGACGGGTGGGGCGAACCGGTGGAGTGGCTGCGCGAGGCGGAGGAGTACTTCCACGCGCTGGAGGTGCCCGCCGTGGCCGGGGCCTGCCGGGCCTTGCTCCGGCAGGCCGGCGCCTCGGTCGCGCAGCGGCGGACCGGGCACGACCAGATCCCGGCCCAGCTGCGGGCGCTCGGGGTGACTTCCCGCGAGTACGAGGTGCTGGCCCTGCTGATCGAGCGCCCGGCCAACCAGGAGATCGCCCGCCGGCTCTCCATCTCCCCCCGCACGGTGGAGAAGCACATGGCCAGCCTGCTGCGGAAGACCGGCCACCAGGACCGGACGGCGCTCACCCGCCTGGCGACCACGCTCTCGCCGGGCGGGTGA
- a CDS encoding DUF488 domain-containing protein encodes MPTAQHHVPRLRRVYEPPEPADGTRILVDRLWPRGLAKAVAGVDEWPRELTPSNELRRWYHGPEGEWSEFRRRYEAELAAPAAAEALDRLRGLTAAGPVTLLTAVKEPERSHASILRDQLGSG; translated from the coding sequence ATGCCCACCGCGCAGCACCACGTCCCCCGCCTCCGGCGGGTCTACGAACCGCCAGAGCCGGCCGACGGCACCCGGATCCTGGTCGACCGCCTCTGGCCGCGCGGCCTGGCCAAGGCCGTGGCCGGGGTGGACGAGTGGCCCAGGGAGCTCACCCCCTCCAACGAGCTGCGCCGCTGGTACCACGGCCCGGAGGGCGAGTGGTCGGAGTTCCGCCGCCGGTACGAGGCCGAGCTGGCCGCCCCGGCCGCCGCCGAGGCGCTGGACCGGCTCCGCGGACTGACCGCCGCCGGGCCGGTCACCCTGCTCACAGCCGTCAAGGAACCCGAGCGGAGCCACGCCTCGATCCTGCGCGACCAGCTCGGATCGGGCTGA